The Cydia amplana chromosome 19, ilCydAmpl1.1, whole genome shotgun sequence genome includes a window with the following:
- the LOC134657136 gene encoding uncharacterized protein LOC134657136, with product MTDDTTKAPAEGTMPEQTATFGEPVPTTPAPEVYRVSVKVPPFWPEEPEIWFAQIEGQFSLSNITADQTKFNYVISHLDQQHCKDVKDLIVSPPAENKYKKLKEELIKRLSDSKDKKVKQLLMHEELGDRKPSQFLRHLRGLGGPTLSEDLLLSIWRSRLPNNIQTVIAVQPDASLDVLADLADKVQDIAPSTPQVASMSSEFPGSALGELKTEIAELRKQMESLKTNLNRSRSPYRSGSTRRQRSKSVKRSSSNYQRFPVCWFHAKFGKNATRCDKPCDFPSENLPGSQ from the coding sequence ATGACCGACGACACAACGAAAGCACCGGCTGAAGGCACCATGCCCGAGCAAACTGCAACATTTGGAGAGCCGGTCCCCACTACACCCGCTCCCGAAGTATATCGCGTAAGCGTCAAAGTTCCACCATTTTGGCCGGAGGAGCCCGAGATATGGTTTGCTCAGATAGAAGGGCAATTTAGCCTGTCGAATATTACGGCCGACCAGACCAAATTCAACTACGTGATCAGTCACCTAGATCAGCAACACTGCAAAGACGTCAAAGATTTGATTGTTTCACCACCCGccgaaaataaatataaaaaactaaaagaagAACTAATCAAACGACTCTCGGATTCGAAAGATAAGAAGGTGAAACAACTGCTGATGCATGAGGAACTTGGAGACCGCAAACCATCGCAGTTCCTCAGACATCTCAGAGGCCTAGGTGGGCCAACGCTGTCTGAAGACCTATTGCTGTCAATCTGGAGGTCACGCCTGCCCAACAACATTCAAACGGTTATCGCTGTGCAACCTGACGCCTCCCTCGACGTACTAGCAGACTTAGCTGACAAAGTCCAAGACATCGCACCTTCAACTCCACAAGTTGCGTCCATGTCATCAGAATTTCCTGGCTCTGCCCTAGGTGAACTAAAAACCGAAATCGCAGAACTAAGAAAGCAAATGGAAAGTTTGAAAACCAACTTAAATAGATCTCGCTCACCGTATCGTTCCGGGTCAACACGCCGTCAACGCAGCAAGTCCGTCAAGCGTTCATCATCGAATTATCAAAGATTTCCCGTATGTTGGTTTCATGCCAAGTTCGGCAAAAATGCAACAAGATGTGACAAGCCATGTGATTTTCCGTCGGAAAACTTGCCGGGCAGTCAGTAA
- the LOC134657137 gene encoding uncharacterized protein LOC134657137, producing MQFLIDTGSDLCVFPHSLLKQRRSKTNYQLSAANGSPIDTFGYAHLILDLGLRREYPWRFIVADVSKAIIGADFLGHYNLMVYIRQKRLVDATTTIFATGTVAPSSDKIFSVKIMTGDSKWHNLLKEYPEITHPAGVQSQAKHNTVHYIKTIPGPPVSSSPRRLAPDKLIIAKKEFEAMLKDGTTRPSKSPWASPLHLAPKKDGALVGITVC from the coding sequence ATGCAGTTTCTCATCGACACGGGCAGTGATCTCTGTGTCTTCCCGCACTCATTGCTAAAACAGCGCCGCTCTAAAACAAATTACCAGCTGTCCGCCGCTAACGGTTCCCCCATTGACACCTTTGGCTACGCACACCTAATTCTAGACCTGGGCCTACGCCGCGAATATCCCTGGCGTTTTATCGTTGCCGATGTTAGTAAAGCGATTATCGGAGCCGACTTTCTAGGACACTACAACCTTATGGTTTACATCCGACAAAAACGATTGGTCGATGCTACCACTACCATTTTCGCAACAGGCACAGTCGCACCCTCGTCGGACAAGATATTTTCCGTTAAAATAATGACTGGCGATTCAAAATGGCACAACTTGTTAAAAGAGTACCCCGAGATAACCCATCCCGCTGGTGTCCAAAGTCAAGCCAAACATAACACCGTCCATTATATCAAGACCATTCCTGGACCACCTGTCTCCTCATCTCCACGTCGCCTAGCccctgataaattgataattgcCAAAAAAGAGTTCGAAGCAATGCTTAAAGACGGAACAACTAGGCCATCAAAAAGTCCTTGGGCATCACCTCTACATCTAGCGCCAAAAAAGGATGGCGCCCTTGTGGGGATTACCGTATGTTGA